The window GGTGGTCTTCACTGTGGCAATGCACACAATTCCTGTGGACCCCTCCCCTATCTTAATGTAGTGGTCCAGGTAGGTCCGAGGATCGCCAGGATCCACCACCATTTGTAGCGCCGCTCTAAACTGCTCATGGGAAACCCTCTGGGGCTCCCTCTGCGGTGAGCGGCCCTGTGACGGAGCACCTGATGCTGGGGGCCCAGAGGGCACAGGGGGCCGTGGGGCTGGAACGTTGGGGTGAGGGGTGTGTGGGTGCTGGGTGGCCTCAGGGGTCAGGCTGGGGTGGGAGGTGTGATGAGGGTGTGGGTGGCTTACAGGGGGCTTGGAGCCGGAGGAAGCTCGTGAGGAGCCACTAGAAGGGCCATTTTGAGGGGAGGATTCATGGTGTCGAACCGCCTGGAAGAAAGAGAATGTCATCACAATAAGGACATACTTTGATGGGTCTATTTCTACTTTGTAGTGATGTTAATAGGTTTTCAATGAAGTGAGTCGCTGTGACCCACAGGTGGTCATCTGAATGGATTCCCTATAAAATGTGTGCTACAACAAATTGTAGCGTTAAACTCACGTTTGATGTTTTATGGTTATGATAGTGATATTCATGTATGCTGAAAATGGATCTGTAAATTTCTTTAAACGGgcactgtgtaggaatttctcccatttAGTGTTGAGAtcgtatattgcattcaaacggatagcgcactctagcgcctcactgtttcaaatgcgtattgcaacaacggtagctgctgtgtaccaaaaagctatgataacattgatgaaaccatgtcatccgatacttcatggagtattcattcaggctcctacacagacacaagcgacgcgagttgacaaaccccctcctcaccatgctggctgtgtttacaatgtaggacCTAGCaactaggggtgggggaaaaaaatctatcCAACATAGTATTACGTTACTTTTTGTGGCAATACGCTAAATATCAATCTTTAAATCAcagaaattattaatattgtagATGCAAATAAATTTTTTGGTAGCCTATCGAGTAATAAATTCGATCACTTTTCAATCATCtcaatacattttgctgcactaaAGATTAATGATGTAAAATGCACTGACTGAAAACTTCATCTTCAACAAATGTTGACAAAGATATACAGTGGTAATAGCTTTCATCCATCAGCCAGTGGCTCAACTTGCACTCGTCTGCCCTCCCTCAGGGAtgctgtctctccttctgtcctaTCAAcagcctgtgtgtctctgttcatGCCGCCGTCCCTACCTGTCCTGTGGGGCTGCGTCCGCCCTCGCTGTCCGTCCTCGGGTAGGTGTTAAATGGCCGTGTGGTCTGTTGGGCAGTTTTCATGACCCCCTCTGTTACTGGCAGGTTTGGAGTACGGATGTTGGGCCCAGAGAGAGGCCTCTTATCCCTGGGAGACTGAGGGCTGCCATCCCGCACCATGTAGCTGGACTTTGGCCTGTGGTCACTAGGTTGATCCACCTGAAGAGAGGCAGAGTTTAGGTGGGGATGGGTTTCCTACTGCGGTGTCAAATTATAGCAAATCAGTGGTACTCAATTTTTTTATACCAttgactaaaatgttttaagaCTTCAAAACCATAAGGTCCCCTATTGTTACAGATAGATCCTTTAGATCACCAAGTAAAGATATCTTCATTGCACCTAAAATTAATTCTAAATAAGCTTATGGTGCCTTCAGTCATTATAATCCAACTCTCTGACATTTTCTACCACATGAACTGAGGTCTGTTAAAACAGTGTCTCTCTTTTTGCAAGCTTTTAGTTAGGCTGTGTGTAGTTAACAGGGAAAACTTCACCAGAATTGGGCCAAAGGCTCGCCTCCAAACAGGTAGCAGTGACGTCTCGCCAACCGCAGCCAACTACTGATAAACCCTTATCCCCCCCCTAAAACGAGAGTGCATTGTGTATTCTCAACTGATGTCTGTGtgggagaccagagagaaagataTTTTAAAATTCTCTGTGTGTTCACCTCTCAGTCATTTTGTAGGTAAAATATCCACAACAAAATAATGAGGAACCTTTAGCGGTGGATCAGtctgctgcttttaaacgtcatcGGCTCAAGACAAGCATGTTGTTAGTTAAAGTAACACCTTCAAGTGGGTggccctgttgtaatggagacGTAAATCCCTACTGTGCTGGGCTAACACACAAAGTCAAACCTAGTCAAGCCAAGCCAGCACAAGTGTAAGAAAAACGCCATAATATGATGACTGCAGGAAGGAGAGCCGTGTGAGTCCTACTAACAGCAATGTCTACATAATGAatcctgttaacaataaatatGAAGATGAGGGTGTTGAGTCCAGGCTTCATCTTCAGTCCCTACCTGGTCCCGGTCTCGAGGCTCTCTGTCCCTgtgaggcggaggaggagggccGGAGCCTGGTCTGTCCCTGTGGGCTCTGCTGGGCTCTTGGCCCCGGGGCTGCTGTTGGGGCCGACCCTGGACTCCCTCATCCCACTGAGGAGGGCGAAGCGCACGCTGACCTTGACGGGGGTCACCTCCACTGTGGTGGTGGTCTGACCTGAGTCGGTCTCTAAGAAGCAGAGTGATGCAAAGATCAGTGCAGGTAATTATGGTGAAACAGCTTCTTGGATTATACTGACAACATATCTGCTTTGTTCCTGTGCTAATCATAAAATGATGGATGCTACAACATCTGCACAACATTGTAGAGCAGAGAGTAAATACACAACTATCAAATGTTTCCAATCTTACTTTTGTTTAAAATCTGTGCTTTTATGCCCTCTAGCTCTGCAGTCAAGTACTTACTTCTCTGGGTGTGAATAGTGTCTGTGGTGAGGATCTCCGTTCTCCTGCCCCCCTACTGAAGAACTAGAGTCCTTGCGAGGCTGGATGGGAGGGCTGCCTCGTCTCAGGGAGTTGGAGCGAGTCACAGACATGGTGTCAAACTCATCCAACAGCCAGGTCAGAGAGCCATCCACTCCAAGCTTGCTGCCACGTACAATTGTCTggagatttaaaacaaaagtgGATTATGGTGGAATAGTAAACAGGATGGGAGGCCCTTACATACAAAGCTTGTCTCGTCATTTATCCATTTAAAAGTGGTGACAACTGTCACTATTTTAGGATTATGTACGAATTGGCTTGCATatgtataaaagtgcttgtgaaTTTGTGAGTgcttaaaatatttgttttttgtcttttgatcaAGTATCTATTCTATGTCAATTTGGCTGCTCCCAGTGACAGAACCTCAGAATTTCTACAGTGTCTTTCAGATAAGACTTTTAATTATCACCATCAAGTTTATTAGTGACAAAGCAAAAAAGACTCAACTTGACTGTCTTACCTAAATTTGGCTTTTGAAGACAAAGGCAATGCACTGACCATGTGGTGGCAAAAATACAAATGCCTTGGCTAGCTGGACATCAGTATCTTAAGTTATTAATAGGACTGTGTATTGTAATTGGACTGTGTACCTCAATACCTTGAGGTTGACACAATACCGCAATGTCTTTTTCTATACTTTGTGTGAACTAACTAACAACTTTGTTCTATAAATGACTACTGCAGGAAGGAGACTGTATATTTATGGTCATCGAATGTCAAGGTGTACAATGATTCACAATGGTTGCATTTCACATGGTGAGCATCAACTTTAACAAATACAGCCTTAGGGTGGCATGTTGGCACATTTCTGATGTTGTTTGCAAGTGAAGGTGACCTTTAACATGAACGGTCAGACTATGGAAATAACCTCATTACCACAATACTGTGGTCACGTGATGCTACTGTGGTGATAAGGTAATCACCATCATCAGcgcactttttttcttttcctttttttgagcCAATATaataaattcatttaaaaacctAGTGCAGCCCCTCTGTCTGCAGTCAACACTGGCTCAATTAACTACACAGAACTATCAACACTGAAGGCTGCCACACCGCAGATGTCTAAGACGGATGCTAAAGCTGCCGCTGAGGTTGAGCAGGCAGACTTGGTGCTGTGATGGCACTGTTTTCTGATGTGCAACCCTAGACTTTATTAAGTCGATATGTAGTTTGACCTCGCAGTCAACATGTACAAACTAATAAACATTATTTAGAACATTGGACACATGATTTTCCTTGGCTGACAACTTGTTAGTTGGTTTGATTTTCGCTCATCCCACCTTTCGTGGCTCTACAGTAGTGATGACAGTCGCGTCGATAAAGGGTTTTGGCCTTCTGGCTGTGTCTTCGATAAGTGACTGCCATTGCCGCGGCAACCCGACAAACTTCTGCTCCTGCTCGTCAAAGTCTGTATGTACGCGATGCTCAAAGTTGGATGGAGCGGAGATCTGGATACGAGACTTCTTCTTTTTGGTGAACATGATGGCGGCTGTGGCAGCTGTGGCCTATCATCAAACCTGcagggaggaaggagagaagacgGGAGGGTTAGCAggaaagaaaaaatgcaaatgtaaaacTTCCAAGTGACATATGTAAAACATTTATAGCATGTGCATGCTGACAAGCATAGGCAGCAACATTAGCAAACACTCAGTtactgaaacactgaaatgcaaatagtgtaaaaaaatattgatcagCATTTAAAAATGGCTTGGAAATCAGGCTGGGTCTGGTTTCCTATAAAATGCAATCAATGACTGACCCAGAGTAAAACTATTAATAACTGTATTATTTTCAGGAAATGACTGACATCTTATAAAGCAGCAACCAACAAAATATTAACCCCTTAATTTGCACCATGATATAAACACACTGTGCACATTTCTAATGCTTACTTCGCTCCTTTTGTACATATCAATACATGTGTATGTGCCTTGACTGTGtaggtttattattttatagtctctatatacagactgtacattcagtgaatgtagagtctgtaggcaaaccccggagatcttgcctccagaagaagagcggaagagccctggtttccagttgtaggctgtttgtagttcacgtgatattgaccaatcgcgtttgagccagctgcagttgttgccagattaaatggtccgtgcggtgaactaacgaggcggaacataattggcaaaCTGCCAattcactgcaaactctgaatccatcgcagtggttcagcatatttacttatatataaacggaagctggaaacggaaattcacctcctccgcccaaatcaaactggaatgccaaaaaattgggggtctgcccccagaggctgtattcgCCATCTGCCAGAAGTcggacgccgaatacagccgatgggttccgagaatgattATTTTAAAACTATTACGtttttattctactttatttattttctattatttgTTTCATTATCTTTTATATGTATGCATACATGCATGTATTTAAGTAGTATTTActcatttttattgtatttatttattagcctACCATTTAGAGTTATCATTAGTAATGTGTTATATATACTACTTatttacttgtgtgtgtgcattttatatatatatatatatatatatatatgtatatatattttagtaCATGTATCATTTCATCACTTATAATTAATAAGCACATTACAGTATCTACATACTTAgcgtatttgtgtttttcatgcaCAAACTGAAGCATGTTTTCGATTCAGATATTGTAATTGCACTGTAAATTGAGCATCTTTCAATAACAAATCTTTATAAAAACTGCTTTGCACTTTGTGTGTGCAGTTGAGCAAATAAACTGCAATCCAACCAGATTATTTCAGCCCACTGAGCATTTAGTGGCGTACTGGTATTATACCAGCTGTGACCTTTAGCTGAAGGTCATCAGTGGGCTCAACATCAGGTTCACTGCTGGTCTCTCATTACTCATGACAGGACAAGTGTTTCTACTCCAGCATTTCCTGATGGACATAACAACACAACCATGCTAGAGGGCGAGAACATCAAAGCAGCATCCTCAATTAGTCATTTACTGTCATCACTTGCTGCTGTTCTCGCTGTCTCAACCAAACTGTGAGTGTCACACTGTGGAatgacatgtacagtacatactGTGCATGTACACAACAGACTGACTACAGTCCAGACTGCTCTTGACAGCTCAAATAAAACAGATGCATACTTTATTCTGTACTTAATTCTGACTCAGAGTGTGGAAGTGAGGTGACGCCTCTGAGAACTTTTCCCAGCCCTGGTATCTTAACATAGTGTCTGGTGACATTTTCCTTTGGTGACAACTAGATATTAGATGGCTGCAACAGGACTGGCATTTGTGGCAGGCTGTTATGAATCCTGACcaaagaaagataaaaaaaaaaaagccctttgAACATAAATACAAATGTGCAAATTTCTGTTAAGGTGTGTGAAATGGATGTAATTCTAAGTTATTAGTTACTTTCCTCCAATCACTGAATGACAGGAACTAAAACTAGTCAATATATTTCTGCTCCTCTATACACCAAATCAGGGGTGTAAGGATCCATCGATCTGGATAGTTGTACTgattcaatgatcaacaatcTGATATCATCTATGCAAagtaaaaaacatcaattcatatcatcatctttaagacagtgttttattttgaaatgcctGTGGCAAATCTGTACTGCTGTCAAACAGCCCCAGGTGGATAATGggaagcagccaagaaaaagatgatgaggaaggttatttactcaggaataaatcagcagtgtggaaatacttTGGATTTCAGAGAAAAGACAATTAAACAACAAAGTACATACCATATG is drawn from Epinephelus fuscoguttatus linkage group LG5, E.fuscoguttatus.final_Chr_v1 and contains these coding sequences:
- the pak4 gene encoding serine/threonine-protein kinase PAK 4, whose product is MFTKKKKSRIQISAPSNFEHRVHTDFDEQEQKFVGLPRQWQSLIEDTARRPKPFIDATVITTVEPRKTIVRGSKLGVDGSLTWLLDEFDTMSVTRSNSLRRGSPPIQPRKDSSSSVGGQENGDPHHRHYSHPEKDRLRSDHHHSGGDPRQGQRALRPPQWDEGVQGRPQQQPRGQEPSRAHRDRPGSGPPPPPHRDREPRDRDQVDQPSDHRPKSSYMVRDGSPQSPRDKRPLSGPNIRTPNLPVTEGVMKTAQQTTRPFNTYPRTDSEGGRSPTGQAVRHHESSPQNGPSSGSSRASSGSKPPVSHPHPHHTSHPSLTPEATQHPHTPHPNVPAPRPPVPSGPPASGAPSQGRSPQREPQRVSHEQFRAALQMVVDPGDPRTYLDHYIKIGEGSTGIVCIATVKTTGKLVAVKKMDLRKQQRRELLFNEVVIMRDYHHENVVEMYNSYLVGDELWVVMEFLEGGALTDIVTHTRMNEEQIATVCLSVLKALSVLHSQGVIHRDIKSDSILLTHDGRVKLSDFGFCAQVSKEVQRRKSLVGTPYWMAPELISRLPYGPEVDIWSLGIMVIEMVDGEPPYFNEPPLKAMKMIRDNLPPKLKNLHKVSPLLKGFLDRMLVRDPAQRASASELLKHPFLTKAGPPSCIVPLMRQNRMR